In a single window of the Saccharothrix australiensis genome:
- a CDS encoding DivIVA domain-containing protein, which yields MPLTPADVHNVAFSKPPIGKRGYNEDEVDAFLDLVEGELARLIEENNDLRQQVEQLDQQVETARADLEDARAKVAAGVGPSRVVDEPRRLAPVPPPSALEQTSPGGGGDHHVQAAKVLGLAQEMADRLTGEAKAEADGMLSEARTKSEQLLSEARAKADTMVNEARTRAETMLNDARTRADTLERQAREKASALDRDAQRKHAEVMGNITQEKNTLEKQIDKLQTFEREYRTRLKTMLESSLRDLQDRGPAAPSDGRQQGYSFGARAEAG from the coding sequence ATGCCGTTGACCCCCGCGGACGTGCACAACGTCGCGTTCAGCAAGCCGCCGATTGGCAAGCGGGGCTACAACGAGGACGAGGTGGACGCGTTCCTCGACCTGGTTGAGGGCGAGCTGGCCCGCCTGATCGAGGAGAACAACGACCTGCGCCAGCAGGTCGAGCAGCTCGACCAGCAGGTCGAGACCGCACGCGCCGACCTGGAGGACGCGCGGGCCAAGGTCGCCGCGGGCGTCGGTCCGAGCCGCGTCGTCGACGAGCCGCGCAGGCTCGCCCCGGTGCCTCCCCCCTCGGCCCTGGAGCAGACCTCGCCCGGTGGTGGTGGGGACCACCACGTGCAGGCCGCGAAGGTGCTCGGGTTGGCCCAGGAGATGGCCGACCGGCTCACCGGCGAGGCCAAGGCCGAGGCCGACGGCATGCTGTCGGAGGCGCGGACGAAGTCCGAGCAGCTGCTCTCCGAGGCCCGTGCGAAGGCCGACACGATGGTCAACGAGGCGCGCACCCGCGCCGAGACCATGCTGAACGACGCGCGCACCCGCGCCGACACGCTGGAGCGGCAGGCCCGTGAGAAGGCCAGCGCGCTCGACCGCGACGCGCAGCGCAAGCACGCCGAGGTGATGGGCAACATCACCCAGGAGAAGAACACGCTGGAGAAGCAGATCGACAAGCTCCAGACGTTCGAGCGCGAGTACCGGACCAGGCTCAAGACGATGCTGGAGTCGTCGCTGCGCGACCTGCAGGACCGCGGCCCGGCCGCGCCGTCCGACGGGCGTCAGCAGGGCTACTCGTTCGGGGCGCGCGCCGAGGCGGGCTGA
- a CDS encoding YggT family protein, whose protein sequence is MYALALVLYYVLFSFWLLLTARVVVELVRSFAREWRPAGGVAVALETVYTVTDPPVRLLRRLIPTVRIGGVGLDLSIIVLLLVVIILMRVADPR, encoded by the coding sequence GTGTATGCCCTCGCGCTCGTGCTCTACTACGTGCTGTTCTCGTTCTGGCTGCTGCTCACGGCCCGTGTCGTGGTGGAGCTCGTCCGGTCCTTTGCCAGGGAGTGGCGGCCGGCGGGCGGTGTGGCGGTGGCCCTGGAGACCGTCTACACAGTGACCGACCCCCCGGTCCGACTCCTCCGCCGGCTCATCCCGACGGTGCGGATCGGAGGCGTCGGTCTGGACTTGTCCATTATTGTGCTGTTGCTGGTCGTTATCATTCTGATGCGAGTAGCCGATCCCAGGTGA
- a CDS encoding cell division protein SepF, with protein sequence MSGFHKLKAYFGMVPAEYADDPDYDGERPGRYDYRAEYAESDDYETYPEQRNGRRAVGRYRGEPDEAEDYEPDTRARTPRRAWSAEATHGALAVEPTREPVSRVRPAPEPARQPLGRITTLNPRSYNEARTIGEHYRDGTPVIMNLTDMDDADAKRLVDFAAGLAFALRGSIDKVTNKVFLLSPPNIDVTAEDRRRLAEGGFLNHG encoded by the coding sequence ATGAGCGGGTTTCACAAGCTGAAGGCTTACTTCGGGATGGTTCCCGCCGAGTACGCCGACGACCCCGACTACGACGGTGAGCGGCCGGGCCGCTACGACTACCGCGCCGAGTACGCCGAGTCCGACGACTACGAGACCTACCCCGAGCAGCGCAACGGCCGCCGGGCGGTGGGCCGCTACCGCGGCGAGCCGGACGAGGCGGAGGACTACGAGCCCGACACACGCGCCCGCACACCGCGGCGGGCGTGGAGCGCCGAGGCCACGCACGGCGCGCTGGCCGTGGAGCCGACGCGGGAGCCGGTCAGCCGGGTCCGCCCGGCGCCCGAGCCCGCGCGTCAGCCACTCGGGCGAATCACGACGCTCAACCCGAGGAGCTACAACGAGGCGCGGACCATCGGCGAGCACTACCGCGACGGCACCCCGGTGATCATGAACCTCACCGACATGGACGACGCGGACGCCAAGCGGCTGGTCGACTTCGCGGCCGGCCTGGCGTTCGCCCTTCGGGGGTCCATCGACAAGGTGACCAATAAGGTGTTCCTGCTCTCACCGCCGAACATCGACGTGACGGCGGAGGACCGGCGGCGACTCGCGGAGGGCGGGTTCCTCAACCACGGGTGA
- a CDS encoding YggS family pyridoxal phosphate-dependent enzyme, which produces MGVGRDADPVEVEARRAELAANLADVRRRIERACAAVGRDPAEVALLAVTKTFPARDVALLSDLGLTGFAENRDQEAGPKVAAFAELRPGAAARWHMVGSLQRNKARSVVRWADRVDSVDSERLADALAKAAPAPLDVLVQVSVDGDPKRGGCPLPELPRLADHVARKDELVLRGVMTVAPLGMSPAQAFDALQGAVTRLHVDHPDASVISAGMSGDLEDAIACGSTCVRVGTALLGSRRLASP; this is translated from the coding sequence GTGGGGGTCGGTCGTGATGCGGACCCGGTCGAGGTCGAGGCGCGGCGCGCCGAGTTGGCCGCGAACCTCGCCGACGTGCGCCGGCGGATCGAGCGGGCGTGCGCGGCGGTCGGTCGCGATCCCGCCGAGGTCGCGTTGCTCGCGGTCACCAAGACGTTCCCCGCGCGCGACGTGGCGCTGCTGAGCGACCTGGGCCTCACCGGGTTCGCCGAGAACCGCGACCAGGAGGCCGGGCCGAAGGTCGCCGCCTTCGCCGAGCTGCGACCGGGCGCGGCGGCGCGGTGGCACATGGTCGGCAGCCTCCAGCGGAACAAGGCCCGGTCCGTCGTGCGGTGGGCCGACCGCGTCGACTCGGTCGACTCCGAGCGGTTGGCGGACGCGCTCGCCAAGGCCGCGCCCGCGCCCCTGGACGTGTTGGTCCAGGTCAGCGTGGACGGCGACCCGAAGCGCGGCGGGTGCCCGCTGCCCGAGCTGCCCCGGCTCGCCGATCACGTCGCTCGTAAGGATGAACTTGTCCTGCGCGGTGTGATGACCGTCGCACCCCTCGGAATGTCTCCAGCACAGGCGTTTGACGCTCTACAAGGTGCGGTAACCCGCTTGCACGTCGATCATCCCGATGCCAGCGTGATCTCGGCGGGGATGTCCGGTGACCTGGAAGATGCCATCGCGTGCGGATCGACGTGCGTGCGTGTCGGAACAGCGTTGCTGGGCAGCCGGAGACTAGCCTCGCCGTAA
- the pgeF gene encoding peptidoglycan editing factor PgeF translates to MRIRRVVTTRSGGVSEPPYESFNLGDHVGDDPAAVAANRRRLAEGIGLTPDRLVWMEQVHGRTVAVVDGPQDGPLEATDAVVTRAERLALVVLTADCVPVLLGDPEAGVVAAVHAGRVGARVGVVPAALEAMRGLGAEVGRVEVLLGPAVCGQCYEVPAAMRADVERHLPGSAAESRAGKPSLDLRAGLWQQLADAGVARIGVDPRCTVEERDLFSHRRDPGTGRIAGVIWIDS, encoded by the coding sequence GTGCGCATCCGTCGTGTCGTGACCACCCGCTCGGGCGGGGTGTCCGAGCCGCCCTACGAGTCGTTCAACCTCGGTGACCATGTCGGCGACGACCCGGCGGCCGTGGCCGCGAACCGCCGCCGCCTGGCCGAGGGCATCGGCCTGACCCCCGACCGCCTGGTGTGGATGGAACAGGTGCACGGCCGCACGGTCGCCGTGGTCGACGGCCCGCAGGACGGGCCGCTGGAGGCGACCGACGCGGTCGTCACCAGGGCGGAGCGGCTGGCGCTGGTGGTGCTCACCGCCGACTGCGTGCCCGTGCTGCTCGGCGACCCGGAGGCCGGCGTGGTCGCGGCCGTCCACGCCGGGCGGGTCGGTGCGCGGGTCGGGGTGGTGCCCGCGGCGCTGGAGGCGATGCGCGGCCTGGGCGCTGAGGTCGGCCGGGTCGAGGTGCTGCTCGGGCCGGCGGTGTGCGGGCAGTGCTACGAGGTGCCCGCCGCGATGCGGGCCGACGTCGAGCGGCACCTGCCCGGCAGCGCGGCCGAGTCCCGCGCCGGCAAGCCGTCGCTGGACCTGCGGGCCGGGCTGTGGCAGCAGCTGGCGGACGCGGGGGTCGCGCGGATCGGCGTCGACCCGCGCTGCACGGTGGAGGAGCGGGACCTGTTCAGCCACCGGCGCGATCCGGGTACGGGGCGGATCGCCGGCGTGATCTGGATCGACTCGTGA
- the ftsZ gene encoding cell division protein FtsZ, with protein MTPPHNYLAVIKVVGIGGGGVNAVNRMIEVGLKGVEFIAVNTDAQALLMSDADVKLDIGRELTRGLGAGANPEVGHKAAEDHREEIEEVLKGADMVFVTAGEGGGTGTGGAPVVASIARKLGALTIGVVTRPFSFEGKRRAKQAEEGIQALRNECDTLIVIPNDRLLQLGDIGVSLMDAFRSADEVLLSGVQGITDLITTPGLINLDFADVKSVMSGAGSALMGIGSARGEGRAVQAAQKAINSPLLEASMEGAHGVLLSIAGGSDLGLFEINESASLVQEAAHPDANIIFGTVIDDSLGDEVRVTVIAAGFDSGGPTHKKLEPQALSGSTRAGAVAPGQSGVVSAPPEDQPPRPATTPQPAPTNGSHPVYQGTITPPPPPPVAPAPQPVQPAPVQPQTPPPPTTIPRPLSQGSLPGRPVPVTDDPDDEVDVPPFMRR; from the coding sequence ATGACGCCCCCGCACAACTACCTCGCGGTGATAAAGGTCGTCGGCATCGGCGGCGGCGGTGTGAACGCCGTGAACCGGATGATCGAGGTCGGGCTCAAGGGCGTCGAGTTCATCGCGGTGAACACCGACGCGCAGGCTCTGCTGATGTCCGACGCCGACGTGAAGCTCGACATCGGCCGTGAACTGACCCGCGGCCTCGGCGCGGGCGCGAACCCCGAGGTCGGCCACAAGGCCGCCGAGGACCACCGCGAGGAGATCGAGGAAGTCCTCAAGGGCGCGGACATGGTGTTCGTGACGGCCGGCGAGGGCGGCGGCACGGGCACCGGCGGCGCGCCGGTCGTCGCGTCCATCGCCCGCAAGCTCGGCGCGCTCACCATCGGCGTCGTGACGCGGCCGTTCTCCTTCGAGGGCAAGCGGCGCGCCAAGCAGGCCGAGGAGGGCATCCAGGCGCTGCGCAACGAGTGCGACACGCTGATCGTCATCCCGAACGACCGGCTGCTCCAGCTCGGCGACATCGGCGTCAGCCTGATGGACGCGTTCCGCTCGGCGGACGAGGTGCTGCTGTCCGGTGTCCAGGGCATCACCGACCTGATCACCACGCCCGGTCTGATCAACCTGGACTTCGCGGACGTCAAGTCGGTGATGTCCGGCGCGGGGTCGGCGCTGATGGGCATCGGGTCGGCGCGCGGCGAGGGCCGCGCGGTGCAGGCCGCGCAGAAGGCCATCAACTCGCCGCTGCTGGAAGCGTCGATGGAGGGCGCGCACGGCGTGCTGCTGTCCATCGCGGGCGGTTCGGACCTCGGGCTGTTCGAGATCAACGAGTCGGCGTCGCTCGTGCAGGAGGCCGCGCACCCCGACGCGAACATCATCTTCGGCACGGTGATCGACGACTCCCTCGGCGACGAGGTGCGGGTGACGGTGATCGCCGCCGGGTTCGACAGCGGCGGACCGACGCACAAGAAGCTCGAACCGCAGGCGCTGTCCGGCTCGACCCGCGCCGGCGCGGTCGCACCCGGTCAGTCGGGGGTGGTGAGCGCGCCGCCGGAGGACCAGCCGCCGCGGCCCGCCACGACGCCGCAGCCCGCGCCGACCAACGGCTCGCACCCGGTCTACCAGGGGACCATCACGCCGCCGCCCCCGCCGCCGGTCGCGCCGGCGCCGCAGCCGGTGCAGCCGGCGCCCGTGCAGCCGCAGACGCCGCCGCCGCCCACGACGATCCCCCGGCCGCTGTCGCAGGGCTCGCTGCCCGGCCGGCCGGTGCCGGTGACCGACGACCCGGACGACGAGGTCGACGTGCCGCCGTTCATGCGCCGCTGA
- a CDS encoding cell division protein FtsQ/DivIB, giving the protein MSTRTAPRRAAPASRRRPSRRGGPSRRAVLRRRLVAVLSLLVVTGVVVAVWFTPVFGVREVQVRGTVELTPDEVRAAAGIEQGTPLARLDVEDVKGRVRAVPRVAAVELERALPGTVRLTVRERAPVGVALLGDGAHLVDATGKDYAILAQPPAGLPELKAERGAMTAAVTVLNGLPEALRREVLVVAATTGADVTLTLTAGREVRWGSSADTARKAAIVQVLMTREGTVFDVSSPELPTVS; this is encoded by the coding sequence ATGAGCACCCGGACGGCGCCGCGCCGCGCCGCGCCCGCGTCGCGGCGGCGGCCGTCCCGGCGGGGCGGGCCGTCGCGGCGGGCGGTGCTGCGCCGCCGGCTCGTCGCGGTCCTGTCCCTGCTGGTCGTGACCGGCGTGGTGGTCGCGGTGTGGTTCACGCCGGTGTTCGGCGTGCGCGAGGTGCAGGTGCGGGGCACCGTCGAGCTGACGCCGGACGAAGTGCGCGCGGCGGCCGGGATCGAGCAGGGCACGCCGCTGGCCCGGCTGGACGTCGAGGACGTCAAGGGACGGGTGCGCGCGGTGCCCCGCGTGGCGGCCGTGGAGTTGGAACGCGCCCTGCCCGGCACCGTGCGGCTCACCGTGCGGGAGCGCGCGCCCGTCGGCGTGGCGCTGCTGGGTGACGGGGCGCACCTCGTGGACGCGACCGGCAAGGACTACGCGATCCTGGCGCAGCCGCCGGCCGGCCTGCCGGAGCTGAAGGCGGAGCGCGGGGCGATGACCGCGGCGGTCACGGTGCTGAACGGCCTGCCCGAGGCGTTGCGGCGGGAGGTGCTGGTGGTGGCGGCGACGACGGGCGCGGACGTGACGTTGACGTTGACGGCGGGCCGCGAGGTGCGCTGGGGCTCGTCGGCGGACACGGCCCGGAAGGCCGCGATCGTGCAGGTGCTGATGACCCGCGAGGGCACGGTGTTCGACGTGTCGAGCCCGGAGCTGCCGACGGTGTCCTGA
- the murC gene encoding UDP-N-acetylmuramate--L-alanine ligase has product MSGIARILLARGAKVSGSDAKDSRTVLALRAQGAAIALGHDGAHLDQLDGGPTAVVVSTAIREDNPELVAARERGVVVLRRAEALAALMLDHRVACVAGTHGKTSTTSMLTVALQHCRMDPSFAIGGDLNESGANAHHGTGGVFVAEADESDGSFLFFAPSVAVVTNVEADHLDHHGTVDAYVAVFDSFLERIRPDGVLVACADDPGAAALAGRAAARGIRVRTYGRTATGPGAARLVDYRPDDGGGLAVVEVDGDTLRVRVAVPGEHMAGNAIAALVAALELGARQDCVLEGLAAFGGVRRRFEFKGRASGVRVYDDYAHHPTEVAAQLTAARPVAGDGKLVVVFQPHLYSRTRLFAEEFGTALGLADEVVVLDVYGAREDPEPGVTGALVAGKVPLAGGKVHYEPSFDRVPALVTGLVGEGDVVVTMGAGDVTMLGPEIVGELDRR; this is encoded by the coding sequence ATGAGCGGCATCGCCCGCATCCTCCTCGCGCGCGGCGCGAAGGTGTCCGGCTCGGACGCCAAGGACTCGCGCACCGTGCTGGCGCTGCGCGCCCAGGGCGCGGCCATCGCGCTCGGCCACGACGGCGCGCACCTCGACCAGCTCGACGGCGGGCCGACCGCCGTCGTGGTGTCGACCGCGATCCGCGAGGACAACCCCGAACTCGTCGCCGCCCGCGAACGCGGCGTGGTCGTGCTGCGGCGGGCCGAGGCCCTGGCCGCGCTGATGCTCGACCACCGCGTGGCCTGCGTCGCCGGCACCCACGGCAAGACGTCCACGACGTCGATGCTCACCGTCGCCCTCCAGCACTGCCGCATGGACCCGTCGTTCGCGATCGGCGGCGACCTCAACGAGTCCGGCGCGAACGCCCACCACGGCACGGGCGGCGTGTTCGTCGCCGAGGCCGACGAGAGCGACGGGTCGTTCCTGTTCTTCGCGCCGTCCGTGGCGGTCGTGACGAACGTCGAGGCCGACCACCTCGACCACCACGGCACCGTCGACGCCTACGTCGCCGTGTTCGACTCGTTCCTGGAGCGCATCCGGCCCGACGGCGTGCTCGTCGCGTGCGCGGACGACCCCGGCGCGGCGGCGCTGGCCGGGCGGGCGGCGGCGCGCGGCATCCGGGTCCGGACCTACGGCCGCACCGCCACCGGGCCGGGCGCGGCCCGGCTCGTCGACTACCGGCCCGACGACGGCGGCGGGCTCGCGGTCGTCGAGGTCGACGGCGACACCCTCCGGGTCCGCGTCGCGGTGCCCGGCGAGCACATGGCGGGCAACGCGATCGCGGCCCTCGTCGCGGCGCTGGAACTGGGCGCGCGGCAGGACTGCGTGCTGGAGGGCCTGGCCGCGTTCGGCGGTGTGCGGCGGCGGTTCGAGTTCAAGGGCCGCGCGTCCGGCGTGCGGGTCTACGACGACTACGCCCACCACCCGACGGAGGTCGCCGCGCAGCTCACCGCCGCCCGGCCGGTCGCCGGCGACGGCAAGCTCGTCGTGGTGTTCCAGCCCCACCTGTACTCGCGGACGCGGCTGTTCGCGGAGGAGTTCGGCACGGCGCTCGGCCTCGCCGACGAGGTCGTGGTGCTCGACGTCTACGGCGCGCGCGAGGACCCCGAGCCGGGGGTGACCGGCGCGCTGGTGGCGGGCAAGGTGCCGCTGGCCGGCGGGAAGGTGCACTACGAGCCGTCGTTCGACCGGGTGCCCGCGCTGGTGACGGGCCTGGTCGGCGAGGGCGACGTGGTGGTCACGATGGGCGCGGGCGACGTGACCATGCTCGGCCCCGAGATCGTCGGGGAACTGGACCGGCGATGA